The genomic region AAGACAGTTACTCAGGTATGAAATCTACGAATGAATGTATGATCAGTGGCGGATTTAAGGGGCTAGTAGGTGCGCTCGCCCTCGCCGTCCAAGGAAAAATCCGAAAGTTTTAGTTAAagtttccaattttttttttttcaagtttacatTATGCCATTCTGTatatcctggctccgccactgtgaATGATTGTATGAAGCTGAACATGTTCAAAAACATTTGGAAAGCCGTCTCTTATTTACGTCTTTAAGATGATTTACTGCAAGAAAATGACATGATATGTAAACATTCAGGTGGGAAAATGGTGATGTTCAGGCCATCAAAATTGAAAGCATTAAAGCGAGATACATTCTTGAAGAAAACACTCAAGTTAAGCAATAAGGATGTTATTGGCTGTGGAGGGTATGGAGTAGTTTACAAACTGACAATAGACGAAACGACATCGTTTGCAGTTAAGAGGCTTAACAGAGGAAGTGCAGATCGTGATCGAGGTTTCGAGAGAGAGTTAGAAGCAATGGGTGACATAAAGCATAGAAACATTGTTACTTTATATGGATATTTCACTTCTCCTCATTATAACCTTCTTATTTATGAGCTTATGCCTAATGGAAGTCTAGATTCTTACCTTCATGGTAAGATCCTTCTCTTACCTTCCAAAATACGGCTTCTTGGATAGAACGGTCTTACGCAGACAAAGCAAACAGGTTGCTCGGTTCAGGGTTCAAGTGATTTTGAGCGCGCGTTTATCAATTATTGGTCAGGACATTTTCGGGCCATGGTTATTAATTATGGCTTTTGTTTCAAATTAGTTGTTTTGGGTAAGGTAAATTTTGGCTAGGGTAATTTTGGAGTCGGGTTGATTTAGGATCAAAACTCCGTCTCTGAGTAACTGCCGGTCCCAAACCCTGATAAAGAGGGTTGCGGTAGGTTTGTGGCAGCCAGCGTAAAATTCTGTCACATTTTAAGGACATGAATCAGAATTTGTTTTCGGCATTTGCTAGATCTAATTATATATTAGGATTTAGGACGGTCCTAGCCGAGGTTTTTCCGACTCTTTAATGTGATCTTATGCAGGGAAATGACAGAAGTGTTTTATGCAGGGAAACTAAAGGACAAGAAGCAATTAGATTGGGCTACAAGATACAAAATTGCATTAGGTGCAGCAAAGGGAATAGCATACCTGCACCACGACTGCATACCGCATATAATCCACAGAGATATCAAATCAAGCAACATCCTACTTGATGAAAACAGTGAGGCTCGAGTATCTGATTTCGGGTTAGCCACGTTCATGGAACCGGATAAGACCCATGTCTCTACTATGGTTGCTGGCACCTTTGGTTACTTGGCTCCAGGTACTAGCGCCTGCAATTTCTGCCTTTTCATGTTGTTAAGGCGGTTTTACAACGTCTGCATAAGCATACATTAATAAAGTATACTTTACTCTCTGCAGAGTATTTTGATACAGGAAAAGCAACAGCAAAAGGCGATGTTTATAGTTTCGGTGTGGTGCTGTTGGAGCTTTTGACAGGAAAAAAGCCCATGGATGAAACATTTCTTGAGGAGGGAACAAAGTTAGTCACTTGGGTATGCCTATAATTTCCGTCTTTTTATTTTCCGcgtctgttttttttttggttttaacAGAGCTTTCTGCAAAATCAGACTGCTGAAATTTTAATCTGCTAGCAGTAAGATGTACTAGTAAGATTCAAAGTTTAAAGCAAGGAAattatatgagacggttttacatgTGAGACCAACCAATTAACCTTATAACTAAATGAGAGATACACAAAGGAATGGGGTTGGTTTAACATGTGATTCCGTCTCATACAAGACTTACTGAATCTTGAAATATTGAGCAGGTAAAGTCTGTTGTTCACGAGAAGCGAGAAGAATATGTTCTTGACCGTCGACTGGAGCACTGTCAGATTGATGAAGTAAACTGCGTTTTTAGCATTGCGCTAATGTGCTTAGAAACGGAGCCATTTAAAAGACCTACGATGGCTGAGGTTGCCAGTATGTTAGAAAAGGCGAAATTAAGCAAAGAATAATGCTTCAGATTTTTAGTAAAAAACTGTTACAGTACAGTTTTGATATGTTACTAGCTGATCTCACAAAATAACTCAACCCAAGCCAAAAAAGAAAAACTTAAATTAGCCGAGAATCTGAACTGATATAACCCGATTAACACATCCTATAACCGCCAACCCAAAAACGACTGGATTTTCAACCGCCCAGTTCTTTGTAATGACCCAATAACAGCACACCCGAAATGAGAGTGAATATAAGTTGCCGTTACTGCAATTTTTTTGCCAATCCAGTAGCCACAGAAGTCTTCAAGGTTGGAGAAACCGGAGATTCTCCAAAGAACACGTCAAAAAGGGCTCTCGTGACATTCATCGAGTTGATTGTGGCATCTACCTCTGCAGGAACACCAGCTGTTGAGACAGATACCTAGTAATCAAACAAGCTTCGTATCAGAAACAgtacttttaatctggttaactaAGTTTAGGAGATACGGAGTATACTCACAAGCATTTTAGATGGCTCAAGCCAAGTTAATAATATAAGAGTCCCTTTTTTTAGAGACCGTCCTTCAAAGATACTCCGGAAAGTGGAGAGAGCAGAATCATCTACAGGCGTTGGTGCTGCCACTCGTGGAGAAACAGCTTCGTCCAGTGCATCCCAAAATGTTTTACCATCAACATCTCTTACCAATTCAATTTGCAATGAATTCTCTAAAGAAGCTGCAAATTTTGATGACTGTTTAGCATTCATCATTTAATTACGTAGCTATATAAGACCGTCTCATATAAGTTTTTCTGATGTAAGTCGAAGAGAAGCACAATTTATTACATTGATAGATAGTTTGGAACACGGACAAATCCTGCTCAATTTCAGCAGCAGATTTTCCTTTCCAGGAACTCAAATCATTTAGCATTGTTGGGTTCACGTAAAGTCCGGCTGCATACACCTTAACTCCGATAATTGCAAAAACCTTTTCCCTGTAGCCTGCAGTGGAAAAACTCAATGTTTGTAGCATCGACCAACATATGTCGAGATTTTGCATTTTTGTTAACAGACTGTCCTTTGAATGCAATGTGCAAAATTATGCAAAGAGAATGTACCAGTTCCAAGCAAGGTTAATGAGCTTGAACAGCCAGGAATATCTACAGAATTCGGAAATTTCACTTTGGTAGAAGGTTCTTCTACATACTCTACACTTCCAACTGCATCATATTTCAAACAGCAAAATATATCAGTTCTTCATTTCAACTTAGCAAAGGAAGACGGTCCGAATCTGAATAACATAGTAATTTGCTCAGTCACTTTTATCTCAAGGACTTAATTCAGAGCTTCCCCAATCATTTTTATTCATAATATCAAAGCATTTTCCGTACGACCTTTACTTGAATAGGATATGTTCTATAAGCTCGGACAGTCGAATCTCTATATCAGAAAGCATTCTCAGTAGGAAGAAATTTTTGCAAAACCAGTCATGTACCACAATCTTATCATACTATCAGAAGGAAAATTCTGACGGGTTTCGGACCTAGGTCATGAGTAACACCACTGAATTATTTTACCAGCTAATGTAACTGAAACCTGCATCTCATACCAGAAGATTAAAGAGCTAGATTGCTTGTTTTTACTGTATTAACTTACTAAAACTCGAAAAAAATCATGAAAATACATTATTTTTCTTCTATTATCACTTGCAATTCATAAATTTGCAGGAAACAAATAAACAGAAAGTTCCCAGATAACATCAATAACCAAAGTACATTCAAATTGCCACATTTTTCGAGTCtggatcctctgtcccatttcCGTGTCCCATTACCTCTTCATTTGACACATAACCATTAATCATTAAATAAATTTCAGTAAATCGCATTAAATGATGACATGTCGGAAGATAAAAATAGCGGGATACAAGGTAAGACACGAAAATGGGACAGAGAATCCGCTCCTTTAACTCAAAATGCCGAGTTAAAACTCCAAAATTTAACAGAAAATTTACCAGATGATGAAGCAGAAGCCTTGGAAATGAAATGGGTATCAATTTTTCTGCCATTTTTGGGAGATTTATGAAGAGGGTTTATGGACAACTTAGATAAAGTTTGGATCTTTAATTTGCAAGAAAAAGTTGGGTAATTTTGTGAAAATAAGAATTTGGGTGTGGAATTTGCAGCAAATACAGTAACTGTAGGTGTGCAACAACCAACTTGAATTGCCATTTTGTCAGAATTTTATCTGATTTCTGCAGCAAAATGTATTTTTTAGTAAAAGGAAAAGATTTTTTTCTTGCTTCACTAAGCATTATATGGATGCTTCCTTCAAATCTCCATAAAAAGGGGCCTATATGAATTACCTTTTAAGCCCTTGTTCTCGTAGTTTTTTCTAGAGCCGGCAAAAGATGACCCATATATAATTGAATCAGTAAGTTTATATAACTTTTAGAGAAAATTGTAACTTACCACCTAGTATTTAACGTATTTTACAAACTACCACCTTGTATTTTGTTTATTACAAACAACCACCTGCATTACACTTCATATATCCAAAATCCCACCGTATTTCATTATCGATCATCATTTAACATAATTCCCGACTTATTACGTGAATAAACTATGAAATGACCATAATACCCTTACTTTTATCCACTCCAAATATTCATTAAGTCGTTACCATCAAATTAGAAGACAAACAAACtcatacccaaaattacaatcacaatcaaattatttttgaaaaattataaTCAACAAGCAAAATTATGAGGGCCTCCGTCTATCAAGTGAATCTAACAATCAATGTACATCATCCCTCCCACCATATCATCGCCATCGCCATGTCACCCCAAAGCTTCACTGACAACTTTTTCACCATTGCCACCTTACTCTACTGCCCTCCGCACCGCGAACCTATGCCTACTGTCTTATTGCACAACCAGATTTGCCACCTCCCTTACCCCTAGTCGATTTCCAACTTGTCGCCACCATCGCTCCGATCCCACGAAATCCCCTTTCCCACACATGAAATCCCAAGATCTAGGGTTTTTATGGGTGCTGAAGACGGTTTCATTGGTTGGGCTGGGGTTTTCAGGAGGTTTAGTAGAGGTTTTGAAGATAAGGGTGGGGTTTTTTATATGGTAGCGGAGTTGGGTGGTTGACCGAGAAGAGATTAGAATTCGTTCTGGTGGTGGTCGATAGTGTGGAAAGGATTGACGCGGCGGTGGCAAGCGATGCTTTGAGTTTCTTCttattgttgttggtggtggtcggACAATAcaatttgatgatgatgatgatgatgaatgatTCACTTGGGGGTGTTGGTGATTAATGTCTCGAGATGTTTTAGGTGCTTAGTATGTgttttgagtgaattaaaatgAGGGTATTTTAGTCTTTTTATAGTATATAAACTTAACGAGTCGAGTATTGAATAAGATGATGATCGAGAATGAAATACGGTGGGAATTCGGATATATCAAGTGTAATgtaggtggttatttgtaataaaCAAAATACAAGGTGGTAGTTTGTAAAATACGCTAAATACTAGGTGGTAAATAAccattttcactaacttttataatacataataataaaataattattaaaaaagctttattttaataattgtgtcgatataattaatgtaaatgttgaagattaaaatattaattttaaatatgttttacgtttttaaaaattatttttttaattaaaaaaatcgattaaaaaaggcatagaaattatttcttgacccgtattttgaccctaacccgacccgtgacccgtatgacccaATCCGTACCTGACCCAACCCGTATTCGACCCGACccacccgacccgtttgacaggtctactaATAACCTAGTCATTAGGTGATGACTTCCTTGTGACACTCGACATCGTCTCGATCTTTTAACATTGTCTAGAtagagggatttggaggggaTGGAGAATCGAACCTGTAACATAGATGGAATGTGAATCGGCAAAAGTTTTTCAATGATACAACATTGCTCGAAATCAAGAGGAAACAAGTACAATTATAATTTGGATTGGACATCCACATATCAGAAAGTCGAAGTTGCTAAAGAGAAGTACATAAAATAACATATACAGAATAGTAATTACATTCCGGCATTATACTAATCACAGTCCAACAATTCTCATTTATGACGCGACACAAGTGTAAAGTCTCACAACCAAACAATATATAATGTTAAAAAAGAAGGTGGTTGTAAGATGTCACGAACATCTTTTCGTCACAAGCAAGAATAGCtgaagataataataataataccgtAGTAATTGGTAAACTTCACTACAAACCATTATCGGAGTACTTATTTAGAGTGTATCGATGGTATTCTAAACTATTACTCCGTATATTAATCACAGTCAGGCATATCCTCAAAGACAATGTAGGATGAGGTGAGACGCATTATCATCAAAGACGACGTATGATGAGATGGGCTCCGTATTGGGGTCGAAGAAGTATCGAAGTGGTAGGAGCATGGGTGTAAGATGGTGATAGCTCGAAGGAAAACCGCTGTAAAAGCATAGCTACTGCAATCTTAGCTTCAATCAGGGCAAAATTTTGGCCAATGCATATTCTTGGCCCTCcagaaaaagggaaaaatgatAGATTCCCCTTGGTTGCCTTTAAAATACCTTCCGAAAACCTATCTGGTTTGAATTCCATCACGTCGTCACCCCAAAGATTCGGATCCTTGTGCACTTGGTATATTGATAGACCAACCGAAGCACCTTTAGGTACACACAGGTTACCTAGCATTGTATCATGGTCATATACCCGTCGAGAAACTGTAAGCACCGGAGGATATAATCGCAACACTTCGTATAGTATCATCGTCACCTATGCAAACACGACAACATTTACAGTAAATTAGCAATATTCTCTCCTATTATCGGTAGAAAATACTTCTGGCCAACACCAAAATAAACAAGGTACATAAACAAGAACGAAAACCAATTTTCTCACCGACTTTAGATGGTTTACGCCAACATCCGGTAGGTTATGTCCAAATACAGACAAAATTTCTTCTCGGGCTTTCGTTTGCCAATCTTGGTGCTTGCTAAGCAAAATCATCGTCCACACTATTAACACAGAAGTGGTCTCCTGACCGGCAAAGTAAAACAACTTACACTCATCAATCATATCCCTGAAACTCATTGCAAGACGCTTGTTACGCCCATGGCTTTGAGTCTCCTTTAAATTGGACTCCAATAGTATCCCCAACAAGTCATCCTTAGCCGCTTCCCCGGCATCCATTGCCTTCTTCCTTTTGTCAATTATTCCTTTAAGTAAACTTTGAATTTCATCATCCACTTTTTTCATTTGTCTGTTCGTCTTTGTTGG from Silene latifolia isolate original U9 population chromosome 3, ASM4854445v1, whole genome shotgun sequence harbors:
- the LOC141647051 gene encoding receptor-like serine/threonine-protein kinase At1g78530, whose amino-acid sequence is MGNGKVIALYITISCIAFVISKIIISILCYKRWKRRHISIDQDSYSGGKMVMFRPSKLKALKRDTFLKKTLKLSNKDVIGCGGYGVVYKLTIDETTSFAVKRLNRGSADRDRGFERELEAMGDIKHRNIVTLYGYFTSPHYNLLIYELMPNGSLDSYLHGKLKDKKQLDWATRYKIALGAAKGIAYLHHDCIPHIIHRDIKSSNILLDENSEARVSDFGLATFMEPDKTHVSTMVAGTFGYLAPEYFDTGKATAKGDVYSFGVVLLELLTGKKPMDETFLEEGTKLVTWVKSVVHEKREEYVLDRRLEHCQIDEVNCVFSIALMCLETEPFKRPTMAEVASMLEKAKLSKE
- the LOC141647054 gene encoding cytochrome P450 72A397-like, with the translated sequence MNMMKQYYVISIIISCIALILIVAWKLLNWAWLKPKKLEKKLREQGLNGNSYRPLYGDLKDTFKMRDEARKKPIPFTNDFITRVLPFLHQHVDKYGQNCFTWMGPVPVINITQPELIREVFTRMNEFRKPSTNPLIRLLAPGLVSLEGEKWAMHRKLINPAFHMEKLKLMLPAFRGSVTELIDKWDNLMSETGSVELDVWPDIMNLTADVISRAAFGSSFVEGRRIFELLKEQTLITIRLVQSVYIPGWRYVPTKTNRQMKKVDDEIQSLLKGIIDKRKKAMDAGEAAKDDLLGILLESNLKETQSHGRNKRLAMSFRDMIDECKLFYFAGQETTSVLIVWTMILLSKHQDWQTKAREEILSVFGHNLPDVGVNHLKSVTMILYEVLRLYPPVLTVSRRVYDHDTMLGNLCVPKGASVGLSIYQVHKDPNLWGDDVMEFKPDRFSEGILKATKGNLSFFPFSGGPRICIGQNFALIEAKIAVAMLLQRFSFELSPSYTHAPTTSILLRPQYGAHLIIRRL
- the LOC141647052 gene encoding fatty-acid-binding protein 3, chloroplastic; the encoded protein is MAIQVGCCTPTVTVFAANSTPKFLFSQNYPTFSCKLKIQTLSKLSINPLHKSPKNGRKIDTHFISKASASSSVGSVEYVEEPSTKVKFPNSVDIPGCSSSLTLLGTGYREKVFAIIGVKVYAAGLYVNPTMLNDLSSWKGKSAAEIEQDLSVFQTIYQSSLENSLQIELVRDVDGKTFWDALDEAVSPRVAAPTPVDDSALSTFRSIFEGRSLKKGTLILLTWLEPSKMLVSVSTAGVPAEVDATINSMNVTRALFDVFFGESPVSPTLKTSVATGLAKKLQ